From a region of the Deltaproteobacteria bacterium genome:
- the tolR gene encoding protein TolR: protein MAAEVTQGRDKLPMSNINVTPFVDVMLVLLVIFMVTAPIIQQGVEVNLPQAKAVPVEGQEDPLIVTISRDGRVYLNDNEVSPVELRTKLEAIRRLNADKAVYLRADRDVLYGSVIAAIGEIKSAGIERLGMMALPLDGP, encoded by the coding sequence ATGGCGGCCGAGGTCACCCAGGGACGAGACAAGTTGCCGATGTCCAACATCAACGTGACTCCGTTCGTGGACGTCATGCTGGTGCTTCTGGTGATCTTCATGGTGACGGCGCCGATCATCCAGCAGGGAGTGGAGGTGAATCTGCCCCAGGCCAAGGCCGTGCCGGTGGAGGGGCAGGAGGATCCCTTGATCGTCACCATTTCCCGGGACGGTCGCGTCTACCTGAACGACAACGAGGTCAGCCCGGTCGAGCTTCGGACGAAGCTGGAAGCCATCAGGCGTCTGAATGCCGACAAGGCCGTCTACCTGAGGGCGGACCGGGACGTGCTCTACGGCTCCGTGATCGCCGCCATCGGCGAAATCAAGAGCGCCGGCATCGAAAGGCTCGGCATGATGGCGTTGCCCCTGGATGGTCCGTGA
- a CDS encoding energy transducer TonB, which produces MSGDSGSRRLKWWVCFSGVLHLVLLAMLLLVPPSTARRDALPRVYTVDLVAPGPAPAVPEPPKPAEAPPAVEAAPREQVKETPAPKEEEPPALTEPTPPEKPEKKVVEPPPPAPPKKVAKPKKKPTPKPKVVKRAKPAPKKTAAKKPSKKPSKKKKKVSRKPPSKKTPKLAKKEPKRKSGAGSASKLVERLRKRRIDDAVAVARERARLQRAARREGGGGSGASGNGGVVRGVEFLAYHHQMLNRIKDRWTWIGKRGDLEVTVGFGVGVDGKIFGLKLLKFSGDASFDESVVRAVDRSSPLPPPPTGYVRDFAQVEITFRPADLGG; this is translated from the coding sequence ATGAGCGGCGACTCCGGCTCCCGCCGATTGAAGTGGTGGGTCTGTTTCTCCGGCGTCCTCCATCTGGTCCTGCTGGCGATGCTGCTGTTGGTGCCGCCGAGCACGGCGCGACGCGACGCTCTGCCCCGGGTGTACACGGTGGATCTCGTGGCCCCCGGCCCCGCGCCGGCGGTGCCGGAGCCGCCGAAACCCGCCGAGGCGCCTCCGGCGGTCGAGGCCGCGCCCAGGGAACAGGTGAAGGAGACGCCGGCGCCCAAGGAAGAGGAGCCGCCCGCGCTGACCGAACCCACGCCTCCGGAAAAGCCGGAGAAGAAGGTCGTCGAGCCCCCGCCACCGGCGCCGCCCAAGAAGGTCGCCAAACCGAAAAAGAAGCCCACGCCCAAGCCCAAGGTGGTGAAGCGCGCAAAGCCCGCGCCGAAGAAGACCGCGGCCAAGAAGCCGTCCAAGAAGCCGTCCAAGAAGAAGAAAAAGGTATCCAGGAAGCCGCCCTCGAAGAAGACCCCGAAGCTTGCGAAGAAGGAGCCGAAACGGAAGAGCGGCGCGGGTTCGGCTTCCAAGCTGGTGGAACGGCTTCGGAAACGGCGCATTGACGACGCGGTGGCCGTCGCCCGCGAGCGTGCCCGGCTGCAGCGGGCCGCGCGCCGGGAGGGCGGTGGCGGGAGCGGGGCGTCGGGCAACGGCGGCGTCGTGAGAGGAGTGGAGTTTCTGGCCTATCATCACCAGATGCTCAACCGCATCAAGGATCGTTGGACGTGGATCGGCAAACGCGGGGACCTCGAGGTCACCGTGGGGTTCGGCGTAGGCGTCGACGGGAAGATCTTCGGTCTCAAGCTGCTCAAGTTCTCCGGGGACGCTTCCTTCGACGAGTCGGTGGTTCGCGCGGTGGACCGTTCCAGCCCCTTGCCCCCGCCGCCGACGGGTTACGTGCGTGACTTCGCGCAGGTCGAGATTACTTTCCGACCCGCGGACCTCGGTGGCTAG
- the tolB gene encoding Tol-Pal system beta propeller repeat protein TolB — MAPPSVRRIPNRDKGAARAFVRLTAWMVAGLMLCWLSAGVARAQVTGLIVGPGAERFRLAVSPLKNLGSRPDTERLSERIADVMADDLDRSGWFKIVDRSAYIEDPQKTGIRLGGFDFRDWTTIGAEGLIKGGFRTLDGEKIRFEFRLYDTFRRSQVVGKAYTGEVRDARRMAHRFVDEIILKLTGTRGVFDTRIAYVATGKDRFKEIYFSHLDGTEKKKVTHNRTINMFPWWRRDGKGLVYLSVKTGKWQVVGFDLLTKGEKAIARGDGRGQWSPDGQHLATPIERRGNHDIYRLNRSGHIVERLTHHPGIDTSPTWSPEGDRIAFSSDRHGSLQVYILEVASGTIRRLTFKGSYNTSPDWSPTGELIAFTGRTNGVMKIFTIRPDGSDLRMLTAKRYNDEDPSWSPDGRFLAFTSDRSGSRRIYTMRRDGESQRRLTGSSPGDTNPSWSPRLQ, encoded by the coding sequence ATGGCACCGCCGTCAGTACGGCGAATACCGAATCGGGACAAGGGCGCCGCCCGGGCGTTTGTCCGGTTGACGGCATGGATGGTCGCGGGCCTGATGCTGTGCTGGCTGTCGGCGGGCGTGGCGCGAGCCCAGGTGACGGGCCTGATCGTCGGACCGGGGGCCGAGCGTTTCCGGCTGGCGGTCTCGCCGCTCAAGAATCTGGGGAGCCGGCCGGATACGGAAAGGCTCTCGGAACGGATCGCGGACGTCATGGCGGACGACCTCGACCGCTCCGGCTGGTTCAAGATCGTCGACCGATCGGCCTACATCGAAGATCCACAGAAGACCGGTATCCGGCTGGGTGGTTTTGATTTTCGTGACTGGACCACCATCGGCGCGGAAGGTCTCATCAAGGGCGGCTTCCGGACCCTGGACGGGGAGAAGATCCGGTTCGAGTTCAGGCTGTACGATACCTTCCGGCGGAGTCAGGTGGTCGGCAAGGCCTACACCGGGGAAGTCCGGGATGCGCGGCGCATGGCGCACCGTTTCGTTGACGAGATCATCCTGAAGCTGACCGGTACCCGTGGTGTGTTCGATACCCGAATCGCCTACGTGGCCACCGGGAAGGACCGGTTCAAGGAGATCTATTTCTCGCACCTCGACGGCACCGAGAAGAAGAAGGTGACCCACAACCGGACGATCAACATGTTCCCGTGGTGGAGACGGGACGGCAAGGGGCTGGTCTACCTTTCGGTGAAGACCGGCAAGTGGCAGGTTGTCGGCTTCGATCTTCTCACCAAAGGCGAAAAGGCGATCGCCAGGGGCGACGGACGCGGGCAATGGTCTCCGGATGGACAGCATCTTGCCACGCCGATCGAGCGGCGCGGCAACCACGACATCTACCGGTTGAATCGTTCCGGCCACATCGTCGAACGGTTGACCCATCACCCCGGCATCGATACTTCGCCCACGTGGTCCCCCGAGGGAGACCGGATCGCTTTCTCGTCCGACCGGCACGGTTCCCTTCAGGTCTACATCCTGGAGGTCGCCTCCGGCACCATCAGACGGCTCACTTTCAAGGGGTCCTACAATACGTCGCCGGATTGGTCACCGACCGGCGAGTTGATCGCCTTCACGGGACGGACGAACGGCGTGATGAAGATTTTCACCATACGGCCGGACGGAAGCGACCTGCGGATGCTCACCGCCAAGCGCTACAACGACGAGGATCCGTCCTGGTCCCCGGACGGACGCTTTCTGGCATTCACCTCCGACCGGTCGGGTTCGCGGCGCATCTACACCATGCGTCGGGACGGCGAGAGTCAACGCAGATTGACAGGCTCCAGCCCAGGTGATACAAATCCGTCGTGGTCACCCCGGCTGCAGTGA